A single genomic interval of Psychroserpens sp. NJDZ02 harbors:
- a CDS encoding T9SS type B sorting domain-containing protein, with product MKNFLLALIFLNSFIALSQNVLMQNTTVNQCGGVFYDSGGPSANYSDNEDFILVICPDTPGNLVQLDFTAFSTGLNTDIMTIYDGDDITTAPPFGSYSGGGASANPGFISASPTNPSGCLTIQFISDGTPNASGWAATISCLEPCQTIVSQLDNASPVPNSDGYIRVCPDEPITLDGSATFSVDGSGATYEWDLGDGNFISGQSATFSYAVPGVYIVNLNVNDTNTGVNPEGCANTNLINQVIQVGTDPDFTGTEAVDSVVCFGESTTLTGLVTPVEFINDCTPPVSETTFLPDEPGSSFESCVTVDCYESSQTLTDVNQIVSICINMEHSYSGDLFITLVSPVGDEVLLHNGNIDNVDTYLGAPIDDETIEDAGVGADYCFDSSASILLVDAPTITAGSSQGNSTPGPSFVSGTYMPAETFNAFLGSPLNGDWCLRIVDDFDFDNGYIFSWSIVFDPNLQPPELSFTPVTVTEGWDADPSITSTTGNDITVQPATAGTHCYTYRTTDDFGCEYTEEVCIDVLPELDNGLPNDLFLCNPGALPYIFDLTENDAVITAPSAVPGDFNITYYETQADATAGTSAISTPASYSSSAVLGVPQTIYVRIEYLNSGCFETEMFTLNITSQPLINPAPNMETCDDAANDGFEPFDLESQNAAILGAQSSTNFVVTYYLSFAQANAGVAGTELVSDYTNTVNPQEIYARVQVVGNDACYTASALPVFELIVNPSDDTSFTITPNCTGGSVSGIVTPGGTFALNPDLGDGAVIDIATGEVTNGVSGTSYTIQYTTTVGACPSSTGQVLVVLTRDDASFTMEPTCDGGLVDTVAVPGGTYVFSILPTDSATIDTATGTITNGTPGETYTVEYTTAGTCPDSSTESVTVNSVEDPAFSVLENCDGATMNIIGDTGGVFNFNPAVTDGAVIDMVTGEVTNGVSGETYVIEYTTSGPCPENSFQNATVLNQDDPAFTVLADCNGGVVDSVVTPGGTYAFNPAVTDTAVIDSNTGTVTSATPGASYTIEYTTAGACIKSSTQVLNILSADDSTVTYVPTCDGAIATITGLSGGVFTFNVPPAAGDAVTLDATSGLISGGISNTTYSIDYSTNGPCPTTTNNIVTVYPEPVAVDPTPLSVCDDGTPDGLTSIDLSLKNNEISGGNPAYVVTYYLTQLDADMEVNPLAIPYTNISNPQTVFVRVEDVNTTCYTTTTLQLEVEQAPITFAPTDLTFCDPDSDGYGVFELTDAEAQITGGVSGLSVTYHETSSDAQLNVNPLTSPYTNIVEDIQVVYVRVESATITTACASYEDLRLIVNPTPQITDPSPLEVCDNDADGIASFDLELNNPEILNQLDTDTTNDLATTDYTITYYTTAADAAVPQNGIATPNAFTNTTVYMQTIWVVITDNANGCSTTTTMDLIVNPLPVLVQPTPLELCNATDLPGEVATLAQEEFTLEDANAQILNGQTGITLTHYFTQAGADNATVADQIFSPYTNTANAQTVYVRAEDNVTGCISTITLNLRVNPTPSPEANPSALIECDIDNDGLALFDLDSQTVSILNGEPGVSISYHETESDATEGINLLTSPYTNVVLNNQNVYVRAENDITGCFTIVILPLEVQPSPVVPATIDDYVVCDDNNDGFNQFDFDTVMSPQILGTQNPADFTLTYHTTALNAESGNSPIVNTGNYTNATNPQTIYIRLVSNTNGCVTTGQFEIRVDFPPVLVQPTPLAICDELDANYYENNDDMATFDLTLKDDEITAGDVSWIVAYYVTQADAQADVNVIADPTMYTNMMVGANPANPQTVYVRVTDSNTGCFSFTTLTIRVLPNPTPLENPDNIELCDDVAIVGPNDLIEIFDLTQDATVILNGEGINPSDPRHLSYYTDLDNALMGTTPIADPTMHSNEDPTNPGVAITPQTIYVRVTNGTDETGTSGTGCYTIVSFDIIVNPLPEVSPIEDYIYCELFSDGQYGFDLVSKTDEILGTQSATDFTLTFYAADGTTIGNPSSYTNATNPEIISVDITNNLTGCIARTSFSIEVQEGAQANPDMTPIVYELCDDNMETDGDTTNDSVQFDLVSQNPDVLDGQDPANYIVSYYATQADADASINPLPLLYENIINPQVIYVRVDNDTMIDDGSGTGTTVDTSICYETAELTLQVNPLPEVELEASYILCINTNGTEVVSAPIIETGLNTTDYTFEWFLESVIIPGETGSSLEPTQGGNYTVIVTDVSSSSVTMCPTEATTIVEESEPPTITVDLLTEAFADVHNIFVTATGSGSSIYEFSIDDGPWEVNVPNDGTYTFTDVGAGDHIVTVRDINGCGESSLPVSIMDYPHFFTPNDDGFNDTWNIYGIDDQPDAVIYIFDRYGKLLKQLSPTGLGWDGTYNGNPMPTSDYWFTVDYREPNDPNNSRKQFKAHFTLKR from the coding sequence ATGAAAAATTTTTTATTAGCCCTTATATTTTTAAATTCATTTATTGCCTTATCACAAAATGTACTGATGCAAAACACAACAGTTAATCAATGTGGTGGTGTATTTTATGATTCTGGTGGGCCTTCTGCTAATTACTCTGATAATGAAGATTTTATTTTAGTTATTTGTCCGGATACACCAGGTAATTTAGTTCAATTAGATTTTACAGCTTTCAGTACCGGATTGAATACAGATATTATGACTATTTATGATGGTGATGATATAACAACAGCGCCGCCATTTGGGTCGTATTCGGGTGGAGGTGCCTCCGCTAATCCGGGGTTTATATCAGCATCTCCTACTAATCCATCAGGGTGTTTAACGATTCAATTTATTTCGGATGGTACGCCTAATGCATCAGGATGGGCAGCAACAATCTCTTGTTTAGAGCCTTGCCAGACTATAGTCTCTCAGTTAGATAACGCATCTCCTGTTCCGAATAGTGATGGCTATATTAGAGTATGTCCTGATGAACCTATTACACTAGACGGAAGTGCAACATTTTCTGTAGATGGATCAGGAGCTACTTACGAGTGGGATTTGGGAGATGGCAATTTTATTTCTGGACAATCGGCAACATTTTCTTACGCCGTACCTGGAGTTTATATCGTTAACTTAAATGTTAATGATACGAATACGGGGGTAAATCCAGAGGGTTGTGCAAACACTAATTTAATTAATCAAGTGATTCAAGTAGGTACTGATCCAGATTTTACTGGAACAGAAGCAGTAGATAGTGTAGTTTGTTTTGGAGAAAGTACTACGCTTACTGGACTTGTGACTCCTGTGGAGTTTATTAATGATTGTACTCCGCCCGTTAGTGAAACAACATTTCTTCCTGATGAACCTGGATCTTCTTTTGAAAGTTGTGTTACAGTAGATTGTTATGAGTCTTCCCAGACATTGACGGACGTCAATCAAATTGTATCTATTTGCATAAATATGGAACATTCATATTCTGGAGATTTATTTATTACATTAGTATCTCCTGTTGGAGACGAAGTACTTTTACACAACGGTAATATAGATAATGTCGATACATATTTAGGGGCTCCAATTGACGATGAAACTATAGAAGATGCGGGCGTAGGTGCAGATTACTGTTTTGATAGTTCTGCTTCTATTTTATTAGTAGATGCACCAACTATTACAGCTGGTAGTAGTCAAGGGAACTCAACTCCTGGGCCTTCATTTGTTTCGGGGACGTATATGCCAGCAGAGACTTTTAATGCCTTTTTAGGGAGTCCATTAAATGGGGATTGGTGTTTGAGGATAGTAGATGATTTTGATTTTGATAATGGTTATATTTTCTCTTGGAGTATAGTGTTTGATCCAAACTTACAACCTCCAGAATTATCTTTTACTCCAGTTACAGTAACAGAGGGTTGGGATGCTGACCCATCAATAACTTCTACTACCGGAAACGATATTACTGTGCAACCAGCTACGGCAGGCACACATTGTTATACCTATAGAACAACAGATGATTTTGGTTGTGAGTATACAGAAGAAGTTTGTATTGATGTTTTACCAGAGCTAGATAATGGGTTGCCAAATGATTTGTTTTTATGTAATCCAGGGGCATTACCATATATTTTTGATTTAACAGAAAATGATGCCGTTATTACAGCGCCTTCTGCTGTTCCTGGAGATTTCAATATTACTTATTATGAAACGCAAGCTGATGCAACTGCTGGAACTTCAGCAATTTCGACACCTGCTAGTTATAGTTCGTCTGCTGTTTTAGGGGTGCCTCAAACTATTTATGTTAGAATTGAATATTTAAACTCGGGTTGTTTTGAAACGGAAATGTTTACATTAAACATAACATCACAACCATTAATTAACCCTGCTCCAAATATGGAGACTTGTGATGATGCTGCAAATGATGGTTTTGAACCTTTTGATTTAGAAAGTCAAAATGCAGCTATTTTAGGGGCACAATCGTCAACAAATTTTGTAGTCACGTATTACTTAAGTTTTGCTCAAGCCAATGCAGGTGTTGCTGGTACAGAATTGGTTAGTGATTATACTAATACAGTTAATCCTCAGGAAATTTATGCAAGAGTACAGGTTGTGGGTAATGATGCCTGTTATACTGCGTCTGCTTTGCCAGTTTTTGAATTAATAGTTAATCCAAGCGATGATACTTCATTTACAATAACACCTAATTGTACTGGAGGATCAGTAAGTGGTATTGTGACACCTGGAGGGACATTTGCATTAAATCCTGATTTAGGTGATGGTGCAGTAATAGATATTGCAACGGGAGAAGTCACTAATGGTGTTTCAGGAACTAGTTATACTATACAATATACAACAACTGTTGGTGCTTGTCCATCGTCTACAGGTCAAGTTTTAGTAGTGCTAACAAGGGATGATGCATCCTTTACGATGGAACCTACTTGTGATGGAGGACTGGTTGATACGGTAGCAGTACCAGGTGGGACTTACGTGTTTAGTATTTTACCAACAGATTCTGCAACTATCGATACTGCTACGGGAACAATAACTAACGGTACGCCTGGAGAAACGTATACAGTGGAATATACGACAGCAGGTACTTGCCCTGACAGTAGTACGGAGTCTGTAACAGTTAATTCTGTAGAGGATCCAGCATTTTCTGTATTAGAAAATTGTGATGGCGCTACAATGAATATTATTGGAGATACAGGAGGAGTCTTTAACTTTAATCCTGCGGTGACTGATGGTGCTGTTATTGATATGGTTACAGGAGAGGTTACTAATGGGGTTTCAGGAGAAACTTATGTTATTGAATACACAACCTCAGGACCTTGTCCTGAAAATAGTTTTCAAAACGCTACAGTTTTAAATCAAGATGATCCTGCATTTACAGTGCTAGCAGATTGTAATGGAGGTGTTGTAGATTCGGTAGTTACACCTGGCGGAACTTATGCTTTTAACCCTGCGGTTACAGATACGGCAGTAATAGATAGTAATACAGGAACAGTAACGTCAGCAACTCCAGGAGCAAGTTATACTATTGAATATACAACCGCTGGGGCCTGTATTAAATCAAGTACTCAGGTGCTAAATATACTTTCAGCGGATGATTCGACAGTGACTTATGTACCAACATGTGATGGTGCAATAGCTACTATTACAGGGTTGTCAGGCGGAGTGTTTACGTTTAATGTACCGCCTGCTGCTGGTGATGCAGTAACTCTAGATGCTACTTCTGGTTTAATTTCTGGAGGAATTTCTAATACAACTTATAGTATTGACTATTCTACTAATGGTCCATGTCCAACAACAACCAATAATATCGTTACGGTTTACCCGGAGCCTGTAGCAGTCGATCCTACACCTTTATCAGTTTGTGACGATGGTACACCAGATGGCTTAACCTCGATAGATTTAAGTCTTAAAAATAATGAAATAAGTGGAGGTAATCCTGCGTACGTAGTAACGTATTATTTGACACAGTTAGATGCGGATATGGAAGTAAATCCATTAGCAATACCTTATACTAATATTAGTAATCCACAAACGGTATTTGTTAGGGTTGAGGATGTAAATACAACATGTTACACAACAACAACTTTACAATTAGAAGTAGAGCAAGCGCCAATCACTTTTGCGCCAACAGATTTAACCTTTTGTGATCCAGATAGTGATGGTTATGGTGTCTTTGAATTAACAGATGCTGAAGCCCAAATTACGGGAGGTGTATCAGGATTGTCAGTAACTTATCATGAAACATCTAGTGATGCACAGCTTAATGTTAATCCATTAACAAGTCCTTATACTAATATAGTAGAAGATATACAGGTGGTTTATGTGCGTGTTGAAAGTGCAACTATAACAACAGCATGTGCTAGTTATGAAGATTTAAGATTAATCGTCAATCCTACACCACAAATAACAGATCCAAGTCCATTGGAGGTTTGTGATAATGATGCAGACGGCATTGCGTCATTTGATTTAGAGTTAAATAATCCAGAAATATTAAATCAATTAGATACAGATACAACAAATGATTTAGCAACTACAGATTATACTATTACCTATTATACGACAGCAGCAGATGCAGCAGTCCCTCAAAATGGCATAGCGACACCAAATGCATTTACTAATACAACGGTTTATATGCAAACGATTTGGGTTGTAATAACGGATAATGCTAATGGATGTTCAACGACTACAACTATGGATTTAATTGTTAATCCATTACCAGTGTTAGTTCAGCCAACGCCATTAGAGTTATGTAACGCTACTGATTTACCAGGAGAAGTTGCAACACTAGCACAAGAAGAGTTTACTTTGGAAGATGCTAATGCACAAATTTTAAATGGACAAACGGGTATTACATTAACGCATTACTTTACACAAGCGGGGGCGGACAATGCAACAGTTGCGGATCAAATTTTTAGTCCTTATACTAATACCGCTAATGCACAAACCGTATATGTCAGAGCAGAAGATAATGTGACAGGATGTATTAGTACAATTACTTTAAATTTAAGAGTTAACCCAACACCATCACCAGAAGCTAACCCGAGTGCATTAATAGAATGTGATATTGATAATGATGGTCTAGCACTTTTCGATTTAGACAGTCAAACGGTAAGTATATTAAATGGTGAGCCAGGGGTTAGTATCAGTTATCACGAAACAGAATCAGATGCTACCGAGGGGATAAATCTATTAACTAGTCCATACACTAATGTCGTACTTAATAATCAGAATGTATATGTTCGTGCAGAAAATGATATTACGGGGTGTTTTACAATAGTTATTTTACCATTAGAAGTGCAGCCTTCACCAGTAGTACCTGCAACAATAGACGATTATGTCGTGTGTGATGATAATAACGATGGTTTTAATCAGTTTGATTTTGATACGGTTATGAGCCCACAAATTTTAGGAACACAAAATCCTGCAGATTTTACTTTAACGTATCATACTACAGCATTAAATGCTGAGAGTGGAAATAGTCCTATAGTTAACACAGGTAACTATACCAATGCGACTAATCCACAAACCATTTATATCCGATTAGTTAGTAATACAAATGGTTGTGTGACTACAGGACAGTTTGAAATTAGAGTAGACTTTCCTCCAGTACTAGTACAGCCAACACCATTAGCTATTTGTGATGAGTTAGATGCTAATTATTATGAAAATAATGATGACATGGCAACATTTGATTTAACCCTTAAAGATGACGAAATTACAGCAGGTGACGTCAGTTGGATTGTTGCGTATTACGTAACACAAGCAGATGCACAAGCGGATGTTAATGTTATTGCAGACCCAACGATGTATACCAACATGATGGTTGGAGCTAATCCAGCAAACCCACAAACGGTTTATGTTAGAGTTACAGATTCTAACACAGGATGTTTCTCATTTACCACATTAACGATTCGTGTGTTGCCAAATCCAACACCACTAGAAAATCCAGATAATATTGAGTTGTGTGATGATGTTGCTATTGTAGGACCAAACGATTTAATCGAAATCTTTGATTTAACGCAAGATGCGACCGTCATATTAAATGGTGAAGGTATTAATCCAAGTGATCCAAGACATTTAAGTTACTATACGGATTTAGATAATGCTTTAATGGGAACAACGCCAATAGCTGATCCGACGATGCATAGTAATGAAGATCCAACAAATCCAGGAGTGGCTATTACCCCACAAACTATTTATGTGCGTGTAACTAACGGAACAGATGAAACAGGAACATCAGGAACAGGTTGTTATACCATTGTAAGCTTTGATATTATTGTTAATCCATTACCAGAGGTTAGTCCAATCGAAGACTATATCTATTGCGAGTTATTTAGTGATGGTCAATACGGATTTGATTTAGTGAGTAAAACAGACGAAATTTTAGGGACGCAAAGTGCTACCGATTTTACACTAACGTTTTATGCAGCAGATGGTACTACAATAGGTAATCCATCAAGTTATACCAATGCTACCAACCCAGAGATTATTTCTGTAGATATTACAAATAATCTTACAGGTTGTATTGCTAGAACAAGTTTTAGTATTGAGGTACAAGAGGGTGCACAGGCTAATCCAGATATGACGCCAATTGTTTACGAGCTATGTGATGACAATATGGAAACCGATGGGGATACTACAAATGATAGTGTGCAGTTTGATTTAGTTTCTCAAAATCCAGACGTTTTAGATGGACAAGATCCAGCAAACTATATTGTAAGTTACTACGCAACGCAAGCCGATGCCGATGCTTCAATAAATCCTTTACCATTATTATACGAAAACATAATTAACCCACAAGTTATTTATGTGCGTGTAGATAATGATACGATGATAGATGATGGATCAGGAACAGGTACTACAGTTGATACTTCAATATGTTATGAAACCGCAGAGTTAACCTTACAAGTAAATCCATTACCAGAGGTTGAGTTAGAGGCGAGCTATATATTATGTATTAACACTAATGGTACGGAAGTAGTCAGTGCGCCAATAATCGAAACAGGATTAAATACCACGGACTATACTTTTGAATGGTTTTTAGAATCGGTTATTATTCCAGGAGAAACAGGAAGTAGTTTAGAGCCAACGCAAGGCGGTAATTACACTGTAATCGTTACAGATGTTAGTTCAAGTAGTGTTACTATGTGTCCAACAGAGGCAACAACAATAGTTGAAGAAAGCGAGCCACCGACAATAACAGTAGACTTGTTAACAGAAGCTTTTGCAGACGTACATAACATTTTTGTTACCGCAACAGGAAGTGGAAGTTCTATATACGAATTTAGTATTGATGACGGACCATGGGAAGTTAATGTGCCAAATGATGGAACATATACTTTTACGGATGTTGGAGCAGGAGATCATATTGTAACAGTAAGAGATATAAATGGTTGTGGAGAATCTAGTTTACCAGTTTCTATAATGGATTACCCACACTTCTTTACACCAAACGATGATGGTTTTAATGACACATGGAATATCTACGGAATTGATGATCAACCAGATGCTGTGATTTACATCTTTGATCGTTATGGAAAGCTATTAAAGCAACTCAGTCCAACAGGATTAGGGTGGGATGGAACGTATAACGGAAATCCAATGCCAACCAGTGACTATTGGTTTACAGTTGACTATAGAGAACCAAACGATCCAAATAATAGTAGAAAACAATTTAAGGCACACTTTACCTTAAAGCGATAA
- a CDS encoding OmpP1/FadL family transporter, with protein MKKIIILVVGILSLSISNAQTINDALRYSGGEITGTARFQSMSGAFGALGGDLSAISINPAGSAVFTSSYASFSLGTENNSNDTNYFNGRDHSSNSSFNLNQGGGVFVFKNNNTDSPWKKFSLAMEYDITKNYDNDWRANGTGNTSIGQYFLSNAQGLRLDEISAFPGESTSDAYSGIGSAYGYGNQQAFLGYDSYILEPNSTDDNNTLYSSNIAGNSFQQDYTYSATGYNGKISFNLGTQYGENTYFGLNLNSHFLNYERYTNFYETNNNAGSIVKEVLFDNTLSTTGSGFSFQLGGIFKLTNELRAGITYESPTWMTLEDETSQYVETFVSDQNLGDFYQVVDPNVLNIFESYRIQTPSKITGSLAYVFGTQGLISVDYSRRDYSKTKFKPTSDPAFNAENTLMENMLTAASTYKIGAEYKVKQFSFRGGYRIEESPYANGTTVGDLTGYSLGLGYNFGNTNLDLAFSQSNQDKDEQFFNTGLTNPVTLDTKISNVILTLGFRL; from the coding sequence ATGAAAAAAATAATTATATTAGTAGTAGGAATACTATCCTTGTCTATAAGTAATGCTCAAACTATTAATGATGCTTTACGATATTCTGGTGGAGAAATAACTGGAACAGCGCGTTTTCAAAGTATGAGTGGTGCTTTTGGAGCACTTGGAGGTGACTTAAGCGCGATAAGTATTAATCCCGCAGGATCTGCAGTTTTCACGAGTAGCTACGCTTCATTTTCATTAGGAACGGAAAACAACTCTAATGACACCAATTACTTTAATGGTAGAGATCACTCTTCTAACTCTTCATTTAATTTAAATCAAGGAGGTGGTGTTTTTGTATTTAAAAATAATAATACTGATTCTCCTTGGAAGAAGTTTTCTTTAGCTATGGAATATGACATCACTAAAAACTATGATAATGACTGGAGAGCAAATGGAACAGGAAACACTAGTATTGGTCAATATTTTCTTTCCAATGCACAAGGTTTACGTCTAGATGAAATATCAGCTTTTCCTGGCGAATCTACTTCTGATGCTTATTCAGGAATAGGAAGCGCTTATGGTTATGGCAATCAGCAAGCTTTTCTAGGTTATGACTCGTATATTCTAGAACCTAATTCTACTGATGATAACAATACTTTATATAGCAGTAATATTGCAGGCAATTCGTTTCAACAAGATTATACATATTCTGCTACAGGTTATAATGGAAAAATCAGCTTTAATCTTGGAACACAGTATGGAGAAAATACTTATTTTGGTTTAAACCTTAATTCTCATTTTTTGAATTATGAGCGTTACACTAATTTTTACGAAACGAACAATAACGCTGGATCTATAGTTAAAGAAGTCTTATTTGACAACACATTGTCTACAACTGGGTCTGGATTTTCTTTTCAATTAGGAGGGATATTTAAATTAACTAATGAACTAAGAGCGGGAATAACATATGAATCTCCAACATGGATGACCCTTGAAGATGAAACATCACAATATGTTGAAACATTTGTTTCTGACCAAAATCTAGGTGACTTTTATCAAGTTGTAGACCCAAATGTTTTAAATATTTTTGAAAGCTACAGAATACAAACACCTAGTAAGATAACAGGTAGTTTAGCATACGTTTTTGGAACTCAAGGTTTAATTAGTGTAGATTACTCAAGACGTGACTATAGTAAAACAAAATTTAAACCAACATCAGACCCTGCTTTTAACGCAGAAAACACTTTAATGGAAAATATGCTAACTGCTGCTTCAACATACAAGATTGGTGCAGAATATAAAGTAAAGCAATTTAGTTTTAGAGGTGGTTACAGAATAGAAGAAAGCCCTTATGCTAACGGTACAACTGTTGGTGACTTAACAGGATATTCTTTAGGTTTGGGCTACAACTTTGGAAATACCAATTTAGATTTAGCTTTTAGTCAATCAAACCAAGATAAAGACGAACAATTTTTTAATACTGGATTAACTAACCCTGTTACCTTAGACACTAAAATTTCTAATGTGATATTAACCTTAGGATTCAGACTATAA
- the proS gene encoding proline--tRNA ligase, protein MSKKLTSRAENYSKWYNELVVEADLAENSAVRGCMVIKPYGYAIWEKMQAELDKKFKETGHQNAYFPLFVPKSLFEAEEKNAEGFAKECAVVTHYRLENDPDKPGKLRVDPNAKLEEELVVRPTSEAIIWSTFKGWVQSYRDLPLLINQWANVVRWEMRTRLFLRTAEFLWQEGHTAHTTKKEAIAEAELMNGVYATFTEDFMAIPVIQGLKTESERFAGADETYCIEALMQDGKALQAGTSHFLGQNFAKAFDVKFTSKEGKQEYVWATSWGVSTRLMGALIMTHSDDHGLVLPPKLAPNQVVIVPIYKTDQQLEAITEVVNGIMTDLRSRNVSVKFDNRDTYRPGAKFAQHELQGVPLRIAIGARDLENGTVELARRDTLTKEVVALDTLIDRVEGLMTEIQDTLYKKALDFRDTHITEVETFEEFKKVLEEKGGFISAHWDGTAETEDKIKEITKATIRCLPLDGKIEKGICVLTGRESARRVLFAKAY, encoded by the coding sequence ATGAGTAAAAAACTAACAAGTAGAGCTGAAAATTATTCCAAATGGTATAATGAATTGGTTGTAGAGGCGGACCTAGCTGAAAATTCGGCAGTAAGAGGTTGTATGGTCATAAAACCTTATGGCTATGCGATATGGGAAAAAATGCAAGCAGAATTGGATAAAAAGTTTAAAGAAACTGGACATCAGAACGCTTATTTTCCATTATTTGTTCCAAAAAGCCTATTTGAAGCTGAAGAAAAGAATGCGGAAGGTTTCGCAAAGGAGTGCGCAGTAGTGACCCATTATAGATTAGAAAACGATCCAGATAAGCCAGGGAAACTGAGAGTTGACCCAAATGCTAAGCTTGAAGAAGAATTAGTGGTAAGACCAACTAGTGAAGCTATTATATGGAGCACCTTTAAAGGATGGGTACAATCATATAGAGATTTACCTCTATTAATCAATCAATGGGCTAACGTTGTGCGTTGGGAAATGCGTACACGTTTATTTTTGCGTACAGCAGAATTTTTATGGCAAGAAGGACATACAGCGCATACAACAAAAAAAGAAGCGATTGCTGAAGCAGAATTAATGAACGGCGTTTACGCCACGTTTACAGAAGACTTTATGGCTATTCCTGTTATACAGGGATTAAAAACAGAAAGTGAACGTTTTGCTGGAGCAGATGAAACCTATTGTATTGAAGCTTTAATGCAAGATGGAAAAGCACTACAGGCTGGGACGTCTCACTTTTTAGGTCAAAACTTCGCTAAAGCATTTGATGTGAAATTTACATCAAAAGAAGGGAAGCAAGAATATGTATGGGCAACATCTTGGGGCGTATCTACAAGATTAATGGGAGCATTAATTATGACACATAGTGATGACCATGGATTAGTACTACCTCCAAAATTAGCGCCAAACCAAGTTGTTATTGTTCCTATATATAAGACAGATCAACAATTGGAAGCTATTACAGAAGTCGTTAATGGTATAATGACAGACTTAAGAAGTAGAAATGTATCCGTTAAGTTTGATAATAGGGATACGTATAGACCAGGTGCTAAGTTTGCACAACACGAATTGCAAGGTGTGCCATTAAGGATAGCTATAGGAGCAAGAGATCTAGAAAACGGTACTGTGGAGCTTGCTAGACGTGATACATTAACTAAAGAAGTTGTTGCATTAGATACTTTAATAGATAGAGTAGAGGGGTTAATGACGGAAATACAAGATACTTTATATAAGAAAGCTTTAGATTTTAGAGATACACACATCACAGAAGTAGAAACTTTTGAAGAATTTAAAAAAGTTTTAGAAGAAAAGGGAGGATTTATCTCTGCACATTGGGATGGAACCGCAGAAACTGAAGATAAAATCAAAGAAATAACTAAAGCTACGATTAGATGTCTTCCTTTAGACGGAAAAATTGAAAAAGGAATTTGTGTGCTTACAGGCAGAGAATCAGCACGTCGCGTGTTATTTGCAAAAGCTTATTAA
- the rpsT gene encoding 30S ribosomal protein S20 has protein sequence MANHKSTLKRIRSNEAKRLLNKYQHKTTRNAIKKLRELEDKKEAEALFPSIVSMLDRLAKKNVIHANKASNLKSSLSKHVAAM, from the coding sequence ATGGCAAATCACAAGTCAACTTTAAAAAGAATTAGAAGTAACGAAGCTAAGCGTTTGTTAAACAAGTACCAACATAAGACTACCCGTAATGCAATTAAAAAATTACGTGAGTTAGAAGACAAAAAAGAAGCAGAAGCTTTATTTCCTTCTATTGTTTCTATGTTAGACAGATTAGCAAAGAAAAACGTTATACATGCTAACAAAGCTTCTAACTTAAAATCTAGTTTATCTAAGCACGTTGCTGCTATGTAA